The Apis cerana isolate GH-2021 linkage group LG12, AcerK_1.0, whole genome shotgun sequence genome window below encodes:
- the LOC107998368 gene encoding uncharacterized protein LOC107998368 isoform X1: MSNSLDSFLTRIGDVTIERVTPRSGPKPNETVMSTETATNTNMNNIESQTGNDESSEESSSETSDGEHDKKNDTLQSEEIEEIRSEGSGDDMDLDETIDSQIGVRAESERHHSQAEEDDEEPVNILDTLPLEGAPIEGQEVSEADLLGKSISKDTDDEESIGHENDKHEGHSMEEESTESNKRHADSEHSDTVKKKQKKDDGTEGSTSECETKTEKKLANMRRNIREVMDETQLDEATLSAQRQEMERLRRVQEQQRIIREVQRQIAINRQNNKTQTRVISLLQGKQNQAGTTISQSSPSAPVRLPNTVLLKVNSGSGTGSQTTSSIQTNQIQRRSVEGSRWQKGRGVYQGAQTSISRVANRPSGPNMLQQRIRMMTPSVSISPVVPKKEPMDRSEYYSDSEISDIEAEEALREKQIHTVKKVSAGPKSQKTAKGKDVVTISSSSESSDDDCIVLSDPSGGEDTDNEDDPSNSGMHTNDRYNIPDEHGRVLINVGHPETEPDVFLAPQVARIIKPHQIGGIRFLYDNIVESIERFKTSSGFGCILAHSMGLGKTLQVASFCDIFFRCTTSKTVLCIMPINTLQNWLTEFNMWLPYEDPNVPEKHNKSSCIKSESIMELKQEVKDESGNQSDISNMSSMSNISRPISTESAHRFGQESTSQSINIMPENPYIHQGYETHNMLPSYVQDNLLNKNISDSQVHINENYHNDISQNTIYNANANPMSTFDSMKSEVNCHGMQQRSNMPDTKFGVENQNSNNIYSGLENRSQTSIYPNMETRNPNTLYHGVENHHSVSMYPNYDNSTNSFSNYSNRSTQESDQDPRKDCFKNTLSSINSEINVKKEPEETVKKEESTCTTKEETISEEKKEIEKIKTPFIVDAPIGVEVRPRHFRLHILNDSHKTMAARAKIIQDWQIGGGVLLIGYELYRQLSLKKPNKAKRKRGQPFKDTVDVEEEDKNKGLLDEMHTALVNPGPDLVICDEGHRIKNSHASISMALKQMRTKRRIVLTGYPLQNNLLEYWCMVDFVRPNYLGTKSEFCNMFERPIQNGQCIDSTPQDIRLMRYRAHVLHALLEGFVQRRSHSVLQVSLPRKEEYILLVRMTSHQRKLYDTFMNQVVKTRAVPNPLKAFAVCCKIWNHPDILYHFLRKRQANEEDDLDLEETIGEKSTPGGKRSKARQSKGETKKGKKTNTTIKNKPAASVQPNASSSNTENVENDNSHTTPKQNNYSNYPPMPMNNSGYSNSISQNSYPHSYQNYRSNDQNTYYRNDNSHGEYNEFYNNQGSQRYGNQSFQTYTQTPGYNTSQNYSNQSQNYMPNNEQSTNNHSQRYPTAPSNSEFRSDQNQGNNYEVSGMYSRQSYPYQDHGRNYGSNLNPGSNNYSQVPNQSSFQSQMPNQSANMPLPDYSPYTSNQAQNYNSGTNQTNTIYSRNENQSLQNSTLGYSTNQQGQNSTPQTPNVAYLPSQQGQNTTTAQNRGFSPNQQNQNLPLQNSSHTYGGSQSQNISLSNQSHNYPTQVNSNPSSQTSLTFNQQSPTPMPQSQSHPYMTNSSNQASISQNQMRGYPTSTQNQINVPQNSSSYPTGQSASNAPTQTHGYPQDQQGSVANTQSSMHGYSHLVSPSTSQNQSYPSNIQNQTGTSSNANHAYGSNHQGSTSIPPASTHRYNTSQQGQISQSQNQSLSYSQNQQAPTSLNQNDQLYSRPDNQQQTQNYTSTTNTSHEFSTDRQSGGSSTNPTNNYSVNQTSSQNTVLSNYSSDSTHQNQVNQMKGSEDSYWQRNYSQPFQSDQCNDPYYRDVNPNVNRYQNNYFPSQNYQNQSYDYSNNHNSDTNTRTEDAKCQQSSTHIQNSGSSEKNKNNKEMTSSVGVQSQPIHQNNLSTNSNYNSESNCQTSVSRSVQSLNTLHSPRLNQNDLIKEEEKDKEDLLDKDKEDKSDDEVLTKDEEKDSKSSPGGKEDPGIPYDWATELMKGYVPGLIDASAKMTIFFCILEEAIKLGDRVLAFSQSLFTLNLIEDFLARNSLKYPDGQTDAWIKNVNYYRLDGSTSALEREKLINEFNNNPKIHLFLVSTRAGSLGINLVGANRAIVFDASWNPCHDTQAVCRVYRYGQQKPCFVYRLVTDNCLERKIYDRQISKQGMADRVVDQCNPDAHLSLKEATTLSWDWEEDSQVQDFSQTKDSYSDEVMHRVLERHSSLLTKQPFHHESLLVDRKDKKLSQAEKRLARRGYELEKMAANCSRPSYNYVPGNTATRAGGLQIRAIRGGDNSTTSKPVASVRPMQQRGAEGLGSRSVTGSRWIPAEVWQRQGMSAQEMTLPLDVVIPTNSPDKGSIVLKAGQRVMVLKSPKGIYMQLESGKIIAIRTALKLNQQKREEEPKKGVSSMTQRNSKPEVGFPLRNNSAISIIPKSSSSNQTSGRSINKPGNGPNYRPFADKETSKRPKPVATATAKPYMSHVNLTNQVSLSRLPKVKQEPVDHSTLGENSNSSDGQVRTEQRVEEVRLEDVVAEVSSNTDYSPPNHNRVTNSDTDTALQKSSEENNQVYTSDSVTAQGVQTQHDQETELTSKIDKQCSPPIEKEITKTTDTLTNYGHTFQNQQEKRDTSNDEIIIEDPSPVSSQIQIPSQIPSQIPQVSPQVQVSQPISSQIPSQVQSQILSQISPQLPSQISSQISSQLSSQGPPQIPPQASPQVVTQPTSGPLQPLLTQQSTPSTMQIPPTSTLRSAEVPKDITDSTIGSSTTSICTGTNTMTSPKTVEPSMRETSIQSEPPNVPQGYPYAQYPRYYDYSDPRSRSLSTPYGTYFPGVPPHATNPRLPMDSTKTQPDLGKSIEERTMMNVPPAYSQVSNTAKTLANTTETKGAEAMVTTTVATTPTRDEAHIPTAFSHPTSSRYPGPYPPGPYDPYSQHYPPTPGSSATYPPGVGAPGYPAYGGPSYNTEYARMYTAFHGPPPPADPYIHRGYAPPSSHPPNYYPPFPHPPPPYPNYSFLSPYPNPNMPSEPQPPAQ, translated from the exons ATGTCAAATAGTTTGGACAGTTTTTTAACACGTATTGGGGATGTCACTATAGAACGTGTGACTCCTCGTTCAGGCCCTAAGCCTAATGAAACAGTAATGTCAACTGAAACTGcaacaaatacaaatatgaataatatagagTCTCAAACAGGAAATGATGAAAGTTCAGAGGAATCTAGTAGTGAAACATCTGATGGAGAAcatgataagaaaaatgatacgTTACAGTCAgaggaaatagaagaaatacgTTCAGAAGGATCAGGAGACGATATGGATTTAGATGAAACAATTGATTCACAAATTGGTGTACGAGCAGAATCAGAACGGCATCATTCTCAAGCTGAAGAGGATGATGAAGAGCCagttaatatattagatactTTACCATTAGAag GAGCCCCAATTGAGGGTCAAGAAGTATCTGAAGCAGATTTACttggaaaatcaatttctaagGATACAGATGACGAAGAAAGCATAGGACATGAGAATGACAAACATGAAGGTCATTCTATGGAAGAAGAAAGTACAGAAAGTAACAAGAGGCATGCTGATTCAGAACATTCTGATACAGTTAAAAAGAAGCAGAAAAAAGATGATGGAACTGAGGGATCTACATCAGAATGTGAAAcaaaaacagaaaagaaattagCAAATATGAgaagaaatattcgagaaGTTATGGATGAAACTCAACTTGATGAAGCTACTTTATCAGCTCAAAGACAAGAGATGGAGCGTCTTCGGAGAGTACAAGAACAGCAAAGAATAATTCGTGAAGTTCAACGGCAAATAGCAATAAAtagacaaaataataaaacacaaaCAAGAGTAATTAGTCTATTACAAGGTAAACAGAATCAAGCAGGTACTACTATTTCGCAATCATCTCCATCTGCTCCAGTTCGTTTACCAAATACAGTGCTTCTTAAAGTAAATTCTGGATCTGGAACTGGATCTCAAACTACTTCTAGTATACAAACAAATCAAATACAAAGAAGATCAGTAGAAGGATCTCGATGGCAAAAAGGTAGAGGTGTTTATCAAGGAGCACAAACATCAATTTCACGAGTTGCAAATCGTCCTAGTGGCCCTAATATGTTACAACAAAGAATTCGAATGATGACTCCTTCTGTAAGCATATCTCCTGTAGTTCCTAAAAAGGAACCTATGGATAGATCTGAATATTATTCAGATTCTGAAATCTCAGATATAGAAGCTGAAGAAGCTTTACGTGAAAAACAAATACATACTGTTAAAAAAGTATCAGCTGGACCAAAGTCTCAAAAAACAGCTAAAGGCAAAGATGTGGTTACAATATCTAGTTCTAGCGAAAGTTCAGATGATGATTGCATAGTTTTAAGTGATCCAAGTGGTGGAGAAGATACAGACAACGAAGATGATCCATCCAATTCTGGTATGCATACTAATGATAGATATAACATTCCAGATGAACATGGTAGAGTGTTAATAAATGTGGGTCATCCTGAAACAGAGCCTGATGTATTTTTAGCTCCACAGGTAGCACGTATTATTAAACCTCATCAAATTGGTGGTATTCGTTttctttatgataatattgttgaaagtattgaaagatttaaaactAGCTCTGGTTTTGGTTGTATTCTTGCTCATAGTATGGGTTTGGGAAAAACACTTCAAGTTGCTAGTTTctgcgatatttttttccgaTGTACTACTTCTAAAACAGTTTTATGTATTATGCCTATTAATACATTGCAAAATTGGTTAACAGAATTTAATATGTGGTTGCCATACGAAGATCCTAATGTTCCAGAAAAACATAACAAAAGTTCATGTATTAAATCAGAATCTATTATGGAGCTTAAACAAGAAGTTAAAGATGAAAGTGGGAATCAGAgtgatatatcaaatatgtcAAGTATGTCAAATATATCAAGGCCTATTAGTACAGAATCAGCTCATCGTTTTGGACAAGAAAGTACATctcaatctataaatattatgccaGAAAATCCATATATTCATCAAGGATATGAAACGCATAACATGTTACCTAGTTATGTACaagataatttgttaaataaaaatatatcagattCACAAgtacatataaatgaaaattatcataatgatatttcacaaaatacaatatataatgcaaatgCTAATCCAATGTCTACATTTGATTCAATGAAATCAGAAGTAAATTGTCATGGCATGCAACAAAGATCAAATATGCCAGATACGAAATTTGGAGtggaaaatcaaaattctaataatatatattctggtTTAGAAAATCGATCACAAACTTCCATATATCCAAATATGGAAACTCGAAATCCTAATACTTTATATCATGGAGTAGAAAATCATCATTCTGTATCTATGTATcctaattatgataattctaCTAATTCTTTCTCTAATTATTCAAATCGATCAACTCAAGAGTCAGATCAAGATCCAAGAAaagattgttttaaaaatactttatcttctataaattcagaaattaatGTAAAGAAAGAACCAGAAGAAACAgttaaaaaagaggaaagtaCTTGTACAACAAAAGAGGAAACAATAagcgaagagaaaaaagaaattgaaaaaattaaaactccaTTTATTGTAGATGCTCCTATTGGTGTGGAAGTAAGACCACGACATTTTCGTTTGCATATCTTAAATGATTCTCATAAAACCATGGCCGCAAGAgctaaaataattcaagattGGCAAATAGGGGGTGGAGTTTTGTTAATTGGATATGAACTATATAgacaattatctttaaaaaagccaaacaaagcaaaaagaaaacgtgGACAACCTTTCAAAGATACTGTTGATgttgaagaagaagataaaaataaaggattATTAGATGAAATGCATACAGCTTTAGTTAATCCAGGTCCTGATTTAGTTATATGTGATGAAGgtcatagaataaaaaattcccaTGCTAGCATTAGTATGGCTCTGAAACAAATGCGCACAAAACGTAGAATAGTATTAACTGGATATCcattacaaaataatcttttagaaTATTGGTGCATGGTGGATTTTGTAAGACCTAATTATTTGGGAACTAAAagtgaattttgtaatatgtttGAGAGACCAATTCAGAATGGTCAATGTATTGATTCAACACCACAAGATATACGTTTAATGAGATATCGTGCACACGTATTACATGCTTTATTAGAAGGTTTTGTACAAAGAAGATCTCATTCTGTATTACAAGTTTCTTTACCACgtaaagaagaatatattcttcttGTTCGAATGACATCACATCAGcgtaaattatatgatacttTTATGAATCAAGTAGTAAAGACGCGTGCAGTACCTAATCCGCTGAAAGCTTTTGCAGTATGTTGTAAAATTTGGAATCATcctgatattttatatcattttttgcgTAAACGACAAGCAAATGAAGAAGATGATTTAGATTTAGAAGAAACAATTGGTGAAAAATCTACACCTGGAGGTAAACGTTCAAAAGCTCGGCAATCAAAAGGGGAaactaaaaaaggaaaaaaaacaaatacgaCTATAAAAAACAAACCAGCAGCTAGTGTACAACCTAATGCTTCATCATCTAATACTGAAAATGTAGAGAATGATAATTCACATACTACTCCAAAacagaataattattctaattatcctCCTATGCCAATGAATAATTCAGGATATTCAAATTCTATATCACAAAATTCTTATCCTCATAGTTATCAGAATTATAGATCAAATGaccaaaatacatattatagaaATGACAATAGCCATggagaatataatgaattttataataatcaaggATCACAAAGATATGGAAATCAATCATTCCAAACATATACACAAACACCAGGATATAATACAtcacaaaattattctaatcagTCACAAAATTATATGCCAAACAATGAACAATCTACAAATAATCATTCTCAACGATATCCAACTGCTCCTTCCAATTCAGAATTTCGTTCAGATCAGAATCaaggaaataattatgaaGTATCTGGAATGTATTCACGTCAATCTTATCCTTATCAAGATCATGGACGTAATTATGgatcaaatttaaatccaggatctaataattattctcaagTTCCAAATCAATCTTCTTTTCAATCACAAATGCCAAATCAATCTGCAAACATGCCATTACCAGATTATTCTCCATATACATCAAATCAGgctcaaaattataattctggaACAAATCAAACGAATACTATATATTCacgaaatgaaaatcaatCATTACAAAATTCTACATTGGGATATAGTACAAATCAACAAGGACAAAATTCAACACCTCAAACGCCAAATGTTGCATATCTTCCAAGTCAACAAGGACAAAATACAACAACTGCTCAAAATCGTGGCTTTTCTCCAAATCAACAAAATCAGAATCTTCCTTTACAAAATTCTTCTCATACTTATGGTGGTTCACAAtcacaaaatatatcattatctaATCAATCCCACAACTATCCTACTCAAGTAAATTCAAATCCTTCATCACAAACATCACTTACTTTTAATCAACAATCTCCAACTCCTATGCCACAAAGTCAATCTCATCCATATATGACAAATTCATCAAATCAAGCATCAATTTCACAAAATCAAATGCGTGGATATCCTACATCAACTCAGAATCAAATAAATGTACCACAAAATTCATCTTCATATCCTACTGGCCAATCAGCTTCAAATGCTCCCACTCAAACACATGGATATCCTCAAGATCAGCAAGGATCAGTTGCTAATACACAAAGTAGTATGCATGGATATTCACATCTTGTATCTCCATCTACATCACAAAATCAATCTTATCCGTCtaatatacaaaatcaaaCAGGAACCTCATCAAATGCAAATCATGCTTATGGTTCAAATCATCAAGGTTCAACATCAATACCACCAGCTTCAACTCATAGATACAATACTTCTCAACAAGGACAAATTTCACAATCTCAGAATCAATCTCTTTCATATTCTCAAAATCAGCAAGCACCAACTTctttaaatcaaaatgatcAACTATATTCCAGACCAGATAATCAACAACAAACTCAAAATTATACATCAACAACTAATACATCCCATGAATTTTCAACAGATCGTCAAAGTGGAGGTTCATCTACAAATcctacaaataattattcagtAAATCAAACATCATCTCAAAATActgttttatcaaattattcatcAGATAGTACTCATCAAAATCAAGTAAATCAAATGAAAGGTTCAGAGGACTCTTATTGgcaaagaaattattctcaaCCATTTCAATCTGATCAGTGTAATGATCCATATTATCGGGATGTAAATCCTAATGTAAatcgatatcaaaataattattttccatcacaaaattatcaaaatcaatcttatgattatagtaataatcataattcagATACTAATACACGTACAGAGGATGCAAAATGTCAACAATCTTCTActcatattcaaaattcagGATCTTctgaaaagaacaaaaataataaagaaatgacaTCAAGTGTTGGTGTGCAAAGTCAACCAATTCATCAAAATAATCTATctacaaattcaaattataattctgaATCAAATTGTCAAACTTCAGTTTCTAGATCTGTGCAAAGTCTTAATACATTGCATAGTCCTCgattaaatcaaaatgatttaataaaagaagaggaaaaagacaaagaagatttattagataaagataaagaagacAAATCTGATGATGAAGTTCTTacaaaagatgaagaaaaagatagtAAAAGTTCCCCAGGAGGGAAAGAAGATCCTGGAATTCCATATGATtgg GCAACAGAATTAATGAAGGGTTATGTACCAGGATTGATTGATGCTTCTGCGAAAAtgacaattttcttttgtattttggaAGAAGCAATTAAACTTGGTGATCGTGTTTTAGCATTTTCTCAATCATTATTTACATTGAATCtcattgaagattttttagctagaaatagtttaaaatatccTGATGGGCAAACAGATGCTtggattaaaaatgtaaattattatcgtcTGGATGGTAGTACTAGCGctttagaaagagaaaaactcattaatgaatttaataataatccaaaaatTCATCTGTTTCTTGTTTCAACACGTGCTGGTTCACTCGGTATTAATCTTGTTGGCGCTAATCGTGCCATTGTATTTGATGCTTCTTGGAATCCTTGTCATGATACACAAGCTGTTTGTAGAGTATATAGATATGGACAACAGAAACCTTGCTTTGTTTATCGTTTAGTTACTGATAATtgtttagaaagaaaaatatatgatagacAAATTAGTAAGCAAGGAATGGCTGATCGCGTGGTCGATCAATGCAATCCAGATGCTCATCTTTCTTTGAAAGAAGCAACTACATTATCTTGGGATTGGGAAGAAGATAGTCAAGTACAAGATTTTTCTCAAACAAAAGATAGTTATTCTGATGAAGTTATGCATCGTGTACTAGAACGTCATTCTTCATTATTAACAAAACAGCCTTTTCATCATGAAAGCCTTTTGGTcgatagaaaagataaaaaacttAGTCAAGCTGAAAAACGATTAGCTCGTCGTGGTTATGAACTTGAAAAAATGGCAGCCAATTGTTCTAGACCCAGTTATAATTATGTTCCTGGAAATACTGCTACACGGG caGGTGGATTACAAATTCGAGCAATTCGAGGTGGTGATAATAGTACTACTTCTAAACCAGTTGCTTCGGTTAGACCAATGCAGCAACGTGGTGCTGAAGGTTTGGGATCGCGTAGTGTGACAGGAAGTCGTTGGATACCAGCAGAAGTATGGCAAAGACAAGGAATGAGTGCACAAGAAATGACGTTACCGTTAGATGTTGTTATTCCTACGAATTCGCCTGATAAAGGTAGTATTGTATTGAAAGCTGGTCAACGAGTAATGGTGCTAAAAAGTCCAAAAGGCATTTATATGCAATTAGAATCTGGTAAAATTATTGCTATTCGAACTGCTCTTAAATTGAATCAACaaaaacgagaagaagaacCCAAAAAag gTGTATCATCAATGACgcaaagaaattcaaaaccaGAAGTTGGATTTCCATTGAGAAATAATTCAGCCATATCCATAATACCAAAATCATCTTCAAGTAATCAAACAAGTGGGCGTTCGATTAATAAACCAGGAAATGGACCTAATTATAGGCCATTTGCTGATAAGGAAACTTCAAAAAGACCAAAACCTGTTGCTACAGCAACTGCTAAACCTTATATGAGTCATGTTAATTTAACTAATCAAGTTTCTCTATCAAGATTACCAAAAGTAAAACAGGAACCAGTAGATCATTCGACACTcggagaaaattcaaattcttcgGATGGTCAAGTTAGAACCGAACAAAGAGTAGAAGAAGTTAGATTGGAGGATGTAGTTGCGGAAGTAAGTTCAAATACAGATTATAGTCCTCCTAATCATAATCGTGTAACCAATTCAGATACCGATACTGCTCTACAAAAATCATCTGAGGAAAATAATCAAGTATATACTTCGGATTCTGTAACTGCACAAGGTGTTCAAACGCAACATGATCAAGAAACAGAATTAACATCAAAAATAGACAAACAATGTTCTCCTCCAATTGAGAAGGAAATCACAAAAACAACCGATACATTAACAAATTATGGGCATACTTTTCAAAATcaacaagaaaaaagagatacatctaatgatgaaattataattgaagatCCATCGCCGGTATCCTCTCAAATTCAAATACCATCGCAAATACCATCACAAATACCACAAGTATCTCCACAAGTACAAGTATCACAGCCAATATCATCTCAGATACCATCTCAAGTACAATCACAAATATTATCTCAGATATCACCGCAGTTACCGTCACAGATATCATCACAGATATCTTCTCAGTTATCATCACAAGGACCACCACAAATACCACCTCAAGCATCACCACAAGTTGTAACACAACCAACATCTGGTCCACTACAACCGTTGTTAACGCAACAATCTACACCATCGACTATGCAAATACCACCAACATCTACGTTACGAAGTGCAGAAGTTCCTAAAGATATAACAGATTCAACTATTGGCTCCTCTACTACATCTATATGTACTGGAACAAATACTATGACATCTCCGAAAACAGTAGAGCCAAGTATGCGTGAAACTTCTATACAAAGCGAACCTCCTAATGTTCCACAAGGTTACCCTTATGCTCAGTATCCACGATATTATGATTATAGTGATCCTCGATCACGATCATTATCTACTCCTTATGGTACATATTTCCCTGGTGTTCCACCTCATGCAACAAATCCTAGATTACCAATGGATTCTACAAAAACTCAACCAGATTTAGGAAAATCTATAGAAGAAAGGACAATGATGAATGTGCCTCCTGCATATTCACAAGTATCTAATACTGCCAAAACATTAGCAAATACCACAGAAACGAAAGGTGCAGAAGCAATGGTAACTACAACAGTAGCTACTACTCCTACTAGAGATGAAGCGCACATACCCACTGCGTTTAGTCATCCTACGAGTAGTCGTTATCCTGGACCTTATCCACCAGGACCATATGATCCATATTCACAACATTATCCTCCAACACCCGGTTCGTCAGCAACTTATCCACCAGGTG TAGGTGCTCCTGGATATCCAGCATATGGTGGACCAAGTTATAACACGGAATATGCTCGTATGTATACAGCGTTTCATGGTCCTCCTCCACCAGCAGATCCTTATATACATAGAGGTTATGCACCTCCTTCTTCGCATCCACCTAATTATTATCCTCCATTCCCACATCCACCACCTCCTTATCccaattattcctttttatcaCCATATCCAAATCCCAATATGCCTAGCGAGCCACAACCACCTGCTCAGTAG